In Ostrea edulis chromosome 4, xbOstEdul1.1, whole genome shotgun sequence, a single window of DNA contains:
- the LOC125669552 gene encoding armadillo-like helical domain containing protein 1, whose translation MGSAKQQSAISKIMGLLQEWDKGSKVVRQKILQDFIAQNQHKTGPELEQEFAQAASLFLTRLTAWLRLTYMIGTCLNDQLKAVSIFLSASSGHKYMAEFLEVGGVLTLLEIIGLKQAKEFDKLEALHCLICVANAGRKYKELVCESYGIRAVAECLAKSKSEETQDACRNILLMLAQGNPKFEVQVYKGLIALLPCSSPKAQQMAAQSLRIIQPIVKNANPNIVEPLLNLLKTLHLEVQFEAIELIKELMEYEVSDTILQKLVSLLRPSKEETVKRPEILEDPDVPKINAPLPVFVQQAAAAKSIGILSRESNEIAEKLIQLRVTHNLLYAMGNMDYADSQRQSSISLEYLCRTFPIVDEHVKEAMGDALYDLFMSNPEGLYMTMSHVQADVLVSNKVNIPKLVERVD comes from the exons ATGGGATCCGCGAAACAACAGTCAGCTATTTCAAAGATTATGGGACTACTGCAAGAATGGGATAAAGGCAGTAAAGTTGTAAGGCAAAAAATTCTACAAGATTTCATTGCACAAAATCAACATAAAACAGGACCAGAACTCGAACAGGAATTTGCACAGGCGGCCAGTCTATTTCTAACACGACTTACAGCATGGTTACGATTAAC TTACATGATTGGAACCTGTTTAAATGATCAGCTGAAGGCAGTCTCAATATTTTTATCCGCATCAAGTGG ACACAAATACATGGCAGAATTTCTGGAAGTTGGTGGAGTCCTCACTCTATTAGAGATTATTGGATTAAAACAAGCAAAGGAATTTGACAAGTTAGAGGCACTGCACTGTCTGATATGTGTTGCTAATGCTGGAAGAAAATACAAAGAGCTGGTGTGTGAGAGTTATG GCATAAGAGCTGTTGCAGAGTGTTTAGCAAAATCTAAATCTGAAGAGACACAAGATGCTTGCAGGAACATCTTACTTATGCTTGCACAAGGAAATCCCAAATTTGAAGTTCAAGTTTACAAGGGACTTATTGCTCTTTTGCCCTGTAGTTCACCGAAAGCACAACAGATGGCAGCACAATCACTCAGAATTATACAG CCAATAGTGAAGAATGCCAACCCCAATATTGTAGAACCATTGTTAAACCTCCTTAAAACACTGCATCTTGAGGTTCAGTTTGAAG CTATTGAGTTGATAAAGGAGTTGATGGAATATGAAGTGTCCGACACAATCCTACAGAAACTGGTGTCCCTTCTGAGGCCCTCAAAAGAGGAAACAGTCAAAAGGCCAGAAATTCTGGAAG ATCCAGATGTACCCAAAATAAATGCACCTTTACCAGTATTTGTACAACAAGCTGCAGCTGCCAAATCCATCGG AATTCTATCAAGGGAGTCCAATGAAATTGCAGAAAAACTTATTCAG CTAAGAGTGACCCACAATCTCCTGTATGCCATGGGGAATATGGATTATGCCGACAGCCAAAGGCAGTCCAGCATATCATTAGAG TACCTTTGTCGGACTTTCCCGATTGTTGATGAACATGTGAAAGAAGCCATGGGAGATGCcctatatgatttatttatg TCCAATCCTGAGGGTCTTTATATGACGATGAGTCATGTCCAGGCAGATGTTTTAGTGTCTAACAAAGTCAACATACCTAAAT tggtGGAAAGAGTGGACTGA
- the LOC125669561 gene encoding transmembrane protein 53-like gives MEDDDIEYDITFPSPSTGIDDGDEILDDYVIEGESIEPVIILIGWAGCKPKHLAKYCKIYEKRCITIQYIPPTDVSYMNPVRMTTLASKVLDLIKDFNLEANPIFFHIFSNNGSFMYTEITKILTSPGNKYRNLQVKGTIVDSAPGKRRVMKAAWAFALASGQRGLACYIYYIGMAFYLMFLRVYLDITLLFSGNKSPNPNNIYSDMKEDTTRWPQLFIYSAADKIIPPSDITEIAEYRRDHFGVSVDTLMFEDSDHVAHFKDHPESYTVQCNAFLDKCLQNVKDAENIENEK, from the exons ATGGAGGACGACGACATTGAATACGATATTACTTTTCCGTCCCCAAGCACGGGGATAGATGACGGCGATGAGATACTCGATGATTACGTCATAGAAGGGGAATCGATAGAACCGGTCATAATTCTCATTGGATGGGCTGGATGCAAACCCAAGCACCTTGCAAAATATTGCAAGATTTATGAGAAAAG aTGCATCACCATTCAATACATTCCACCAACTGATGTGTCCTACATGAATCCTGTAAGGATGACCACCCTTGCCAGCAAGGTCCTAGATCTGATCAAGGACTTCAATCTAGAAGCCAATCCAATCTTCTTTCACATCTTCAGCAACAATGGAAGTTTCATGTACACAGAAATCACAAAAATCCTGACCTCACCAGGTAACAAGTACAGGAATCTGCAGGTTAAGGGCACCATTGTAGACAGTGCCCCGggtaaaagaagggtcatgaaagCTGCTTGGGCATTCGCTTTAGCATCTGGACAAAGAGGTCTTgcatgttacatatattatataggaATGGCCTTTTACTTGATGTTCCTCCGCGTGTATCTAGACATCACGCTGCTTTTTAGTGGCAATAAGTCACCAAATCCAAATAATATCTACAGCGACATGAAAGAGGACACAACTCGATGGCCCCAGCTCTTCATTTATTCTGCCGCAGACAAAATCATTCCTCCTTCAGATATCACAGAAATTGCTGAGTACAGGCGAGACCATTTTGGAGTGTCGGTTGATACCCTAATGTTTGAGGACAGTGATCATGTGGCTCATTTTAAGGATCACCCAGAAAGTTACACAGTACAATGCAATGCATTCCTAGACAAGTGTCTGCAGAATGTTAAAGATGCTGAGAAcatagaaaatgaaaagtga